A window of the Bacillus sp. A301a_S52 genome harbors these coding sequences:
- a CDS encoding class II aldolase/adducin family protein, protein MSTFTCTGQPANPFSEWIIDGISTIFRKKGYEYNATPKNDTKLAFHFVDKDSPRPYRRKSQATFVVSIVESDHLPKEIHKEAYPYLVRSLANHLMYVCYGKDKTQLYFLTPEQGNYSITIDTNDKDDKIFQKIYERLEPLASSQLVIDNHFYEDLSDHLWDGDATTKSLSNAGRKLDQLNLLPAPFPLEDVLSDRDIRHLKKLYGIGGLSYGNLSARQEGSHFWMSASGIDKSNMTTVGQDFLYITGFDEEKKAMKVSVPPHIKPKRASVDAIEHWMIYKEHPQVGAIIHIHAWMKGIAATEINYPCGTVELATTVANLVKNSPDPSRAVIGLKNHGLTITGLNLDDIFERIEGKIIPQVPMQ, encoded by the coding sequence ATGAGCACATTTACATGCACCGGCCAGCCAGCTAATCCTTTCTCTGAATGGATTATCGATGGAATCTCAACTATTTTTCGTAAGAAAGGTTATGAATACAATGCAACACCTAAAAATGATACAAAGCTTGCCTTTCATTTTGTCGATAAAGACTCCCCTAGACCTTACCGACGGAAATCACAAGCAACTTTTGTAGTATCAATTGTAGAATCGGATCATTTACCTAAAGAAATTCATAAAGAAGCTTATCCATATTTAGTAAGAAGCTTAGCTAATCACCTCATGTATGTTTGCTATGGTAAAGACAAAACACAGCTTTATTTTTTGACGCCTGAACAAGGAAATTACAGTATTACGATCGATACTAATGATAAAGATGATAAAATCTTTCAAAAAATATACGAGAGATTGGAGCCCCTTGCTTCATCACAACTCGTAATTGATAATCATTTTTATGAAGACTTATCTGATCATCTCTGGGACGGTGATGCCACCACTAAATCCCTTAGTAACGCTGGAAGAAAGTTAGATCAATTAAACTTATTACCTGCCCCTTTTCCATTGGAAGATGTACTGAGTGATCGAGATATACGCCATTTAAAGAAATTATATGGTATTGGGGGATTAAGTTATGGGAACTTAAGTGCCAGACAGGAAGGGTCTCATTTTTGGATGAGTGCTAGTGGCATAGACAAATCAAACATGACGACCGTTGGCCAAGATTTCTTATATATTACAGGCTTTGATGAGGAAAAAAAAGCGATGAAAGTGAGTGTTCCTCCTCATATTAAACCGAAAAGAGCCTCGGTAGACGCGATCGAGCATTGGATGATTTATAAAGAGCATCCTCAAGTCGGGGCGATCATTCATATCCATGCATGGATGAAAGGAATAGCTGCGACCGAGATTAATTACCCGTGTGGGACAGTTGAGTTGGCTACAACTGTTGCCAACCTAGTGAAAAATTCTCCCGATCCTTCAC